ctaaaaaCAGTGTTGGTATAATCACATTGTTTTCATGTTCAGTTTTAGTTTTCAAAGACagtgttttgtttttggttattttttccagaaacagtgttatgtttttgttcatttttcagAGACAATGTTAGTTGTACATTAGGGGAGAAACTGTCTCTAGAAATCGTTTCTATGAGATTGCTACAAAAGCTTCTTGTTTTTATGTCCAACTGAACTCATGGTTCATCAAATCCATGAGGATATCTTTCCGTGCTTTTAAAACTTGATAATCTCGGAtatgttcttgaattttctgaTTCTTTGAGAGTTCGTCAATGAAGCTAATCATGTATAAGCCGCAATCCAATCTTGTTTTTTTCACGTACGCTGTGCACATATTCTGTCCTTCTTGACTTAGAATTCAAAGTCACTTTTTATggaattaatttcttcattgTTTCTTGGTTTGAATCCGTAAGTTTTGAATGACTTGTTGATTCCCTTGCCTTATCAAGACAATACTGATCAAAGTTCTCCTACACAAAGTTATTATAGAATAATAAGATACTTCTTTGCAATATATAAGAGAGAtttgtgattttggtttttttgctTACCACTATTGCTGCATTTTTTCAGTAGCAATCACATTCCAGATCTTTATCTTTTGAGTTTTGGCGAGCTGAATTATAATGAGTCATTTATGTAGTTTTTGCGTCCAAAATTACCAATGAGAAATGGTTGTTATGGAACAATGGGAAGAAAATCTTCAACACTTTTCCATATTGGTCCATCAATTGGTTGTAGAGTCTTTCCTTGTTTTGGACAATTTCTTGAATGTTTTGTTCATTGATGTTGTGCTGTTTGAATAAAAATCATGTAAAATCATATCACAGTGTTTCTGCATCCAAATCATAATATGGCATACTGTTTCTAGAAATTAACCAACTAGAaactacattgtttatgaattCAGAGAAAAATTGGCACACTATTTATGGATCGAAATCATAATTGGCCACACTGTTTCTTCAAAAGTACCACACAATCACACTGTTTATTGATACAGAATATAACATGGCACAACGTTTTGTTATTgttacatgtatatatacacatattcatagaaattagttgttttatgtttttaacttTATAAAACATGCAGTTAACAAAAAGTTTATACAATATAAAACTAGTTATATACTTACAAAGATTGTTGTAGAGACGTAAAAGTTCTTTTGTTTGTtgatgttttctttttctcttttgaggTAGCAGAAAGAGTCAACAATATGATTTAATATAGGTCAATTTGACATCAAATTATGCAGGTCTTCTTTCAACACCATTTTTCTTGAATAGTTGAAATCTGTCATTTTAGCAATCCAGTATTCATCGTTACAGGAAATTGCATAAGGTTTAGTTATGTTGTGTCTAGTTCATAACTTACATGTTGTTTGTTGAGAAGAATTGACTTATTTTCCTTCTTTCATTTGGTTGCAGCATTTTTTACAATTGAAGTTGTGTCCAGTTCACACCACTATATGTTTGATTTGTTGCTAGAAAGTCATCGGGTTGTGATGAATTCTcatattttaaattcaaattaaatGACGGAGTGCTTGGTAGGACTATATTTTTGCATTTGGTTGTTGTGTTTCTGGATGTTTGCTTTTTGGATTGCACATCATTCTTCTTAAGAGTATCGTTGTGTTTTAGAGCTTCTtcttgttgtttttcttttgccACTGATTAAAGAATTTTGTCCGGCAATCCGGCAATTTTGTCATCATTCACCATGTCTTCTTGAATTTGTTCCTTGTTTGATTGTGAAATAGATTTggctctttcttttttattcctcTTTATAGCTATTGTTGGTTACAGTGTTTGAGAGCTTTTATTTTGCCTCTTTGTTTTGCATTTGTTGTTTTCTTTAGGTTCTGTCTTTCTCTTCCGCTTCCCTTACCTTTTTTTATgtgtattttgcattgagtcTCCTATGATATCTTCTTCGGTACTGTTTCAATCTGCAAATGTATAGTTTCCTTCTTGGTGTATGATATTTTTTCTACTTCTCCAAGCATTTTCCTCTTTTGCGTACTTTTGGCTATTATCGATATAACTTTGACACTAGTTCTTGTTGAGTTTGGCACTAGTATAGTTATCTTAAGTGAAGCCATCTGCTAATATAGTTTTATTAGAATGCAACTTGTACTTAAGGAAATATAAATCAATAGGAGTACACATTGTTTCTGAAAGTAACAAAAAAATGAAGCACTGTATTTGTAATTGTAAAACATTATATCACTGgataaatgtttatttttttttctataattgaAATAGAGTACACATTATGCATAAATAATGTTAAAATCactatatttttatactaaacaaCACAATGAAGCTATTTTTGTGAACAATTTCTGAAAGTGGAGTAGAATAATACAATGTTTCTGCAACTGAAAAATGCAAAAGTTGTAGTTCATAATCACTGTCAAACATGCTCTAACTAGATTTTGGACATTTCTTTTCTCAATTCAACACTTTTTCAACCAAATGGAAAACATATTTTCTAGATCTTTAACATTTAAtgtcaattaaaaaaattttggGGCATCAATTTTTCATGAGCATTGtataagtcttttttttttttaattacagatgaataattttgattaattccATGCAAGTTATTTTGTATACACTTCATTCAAGTAGATCTAACTTATGTATACAATGAAATGATATTCTTAAATTATTTGAGAAAATTTGTAAGAATTTATTACCTCCGTTTGTTTCAACGTATTTTTCGAAGTGAAGTCCCTCACCAGAGTTGAAAATTGTACGATTTTCTGAAATCGAAGAATGAGAATGGATGACTTTTTCTCAAGGAAGTTGAAAAGTGTGGGGATTTTCAGGTTTTGCAAGCGTGAAAATGGTCCATTTTCATTCTTATGTTAGAATGATCTAAGTCGTGGCCTAATATTAGTGTtatacttttcatttttttgggtttgttaATGATAATTTGACCAATTTTTCTAGAAAACAAACACTTCTTCCAAAAACAGTGTATATTATTAGTGTTATAGTTTAAAAAAAAGTGAACTCTGTTCTAGAAATAGTGTATGTTTTTTATatagggtgtgatatccacacacatctttttacttctcacacactcctcATTAATTTCTatcctttgatcttcttcaattcattcgatctaacggccaaaaattaaaagggtgtgtggatagcacaccccttttatATAAACGTAATTAAAAcaagtttcaaaaatagtgttgGTTCCAGAAACAGTGTATGTTCCAAAAACAGTGAATTCTGGTTTTCTATGATCTTTATATTCTTTTTTGTAATAGATGTAGCAAAATTACAAGGAAATTGATTTTTGGGAGGTTTAGGAAATAAACTAGAATATATAACTTGGAATTTAATAAGTTCATATCACTCAGTCATTACAATGAAATAtggtcatcatcatcatctcctaAAAGTTCATCAATGTAATCATATTTCCtagcaaccctttttccttcaagCAACCTTTTCAGTTCATTTGGATAAATGTGTGGATGATTCACCAATATAGTTGCAAATGAAGCTCTCTTCATAAATACATCTTCCTTGTGAAAAGTGGATTCTATTGGTTTGCCCTCTTGAAGTTGGTTTGCAAAGTGAATGACAAATAAGCCGCAATCCAATCTAcatttttttacaaaacaaagaagTATGATAGATAAGGAGATAAATTTATAACATTAGATGATAGATAAGGAGTGAAAAAAATGGTCTACATTTCTGACACTGTTTCACGAAAAgaaagctaaaaaaaaaaaaaggaacacatGTAgggaattgaagaaacaattaaaGGTCAAATATCACACTGTTTAtggattaaaaagaaaaataaacacaatGTTTCTAATTTTTTAAGCAAAACAAGCAACACATATAATATTGTCTTTGGATCCAAAGCAAAATAGGCACACTttttatgaaaaagaaaaacgatAAAGTGTTGTCTAGTTGTTTACACATAACATACTGCCTCTGGATCCAAATCAAAATAGGCACAATGTTTATGAAAAAGAACCCAAATAATGACATGAAACTATTTTTTGTACTTACGagtcttctctttgttgtgcaCAAGCATCTTTCAATCTCTATTTTGAGGGTTTGGTCAGCCTTGAAATCCTTGTACAatgcttttattttctttcaatgGAGGTTCTGGTAAGTTTTCACCACTTTTTCACTGGTTTCTGCCATTGAACTTCCTTGAACTTGTTTCAGCGGCTTTGTTCCGATGAATACTTCATTTTTTaactttgatttggttgtttttgaaatagggGAATTCGATTTGATAGGAAGACAAAGAGTTATTATAGCGATTTCGTGCTGGGTTGAGGTTGGTGAAGAGTCAAGACAATATCGAATCATTTAGGGGTATTTACAGAAGTGTAGATTTGTAGCAGATTGGGCCCATGGACAATAGTTTTGGATGGGTTTGTATTAAACTTTGAGCCATTTTgagatggtttttggttaaatatttTTTGGCCCAAGCTCTTTTCTTTAAAGCTcccaaatttaaaagaaaaactagcgaaaaattctcaaaaacttcagttttaatgaaaatgacaaaataaaggtgaagtgaatagtaccaagagtAATTTTTCAaggtaaaaatgtcattttcgttaaaagtgaacagtaccgggagtgtttCATTAAGATTCCCAAATTTAAACGGCAAGGGAAAATTTGGCCATAAATAAAAGTTTAGAGGGATAATTGACTGAAATTGAAGTTAAGGGGGTAAATTGGCACTAGGTTACAAGTTTAGGGGGGTTTCGACAAATACctctaacttttttttatagctaTTCTTAGGTAAGGCCTCCATTTGTTGTCATTCCAAGCCACcaaattgttatttttttagGGGCTTTGAGATCCAGGTCCAAAAACATAGAGTGTTTTTAGGAGTGACTCCAATTatctaattatatgtttttatttcttttatactccttttatattttctaaaaatattaaaaatgaattaaaatcttttaatattatgcatttttcaactccaaaatatctaattaatatcttataaacaaaaaaaaaattaatatactaacataaatctaTCTGCAAAACATTCTACCTCCAACTCAAGTAgcaaatatatgaatgtatattatacctataagtgagatatgaaacctaactaaaaggtagaaaaaaaaacataatatacctacaagcaaGACACATTAATCTGTGACAGGTTGACTATGAAAAGAATCTgtcatataggtagataaatacaattaacctgtgatataggttgattataaaaatttaaaaaaatctataaatgggTTAAAGTGGGAGGAggaacaagaaataacaaaaataaaaaataaaaataaataatcaaagagataattaggaagaaatttgatttttaatttcttttaagagataattattgataattaaataattaaatttaaagaattgaacttattttaataaactggactattcctactattggctcaaaaaattggagttatatcaagtttcccttttgtttttttcaaaatagaaaacttcattttaattcttgGCAAAGatgatttttagattaaaaccatgtgtaagattaaaatctaattttagtcccttaAAACATTAATAACTTCAttccaaattattattatttttaaatagaaaacttcattttaattcttgGCAAAGatgatttttagattaaaaccatgtgtaagattaaaatctaattttagtcccttaatatattaataacctcatttattaattatatttttattttttaattatttctcttttttcttcctaatttttaatgtattaattttatttcattataattataattttcatttcatttatcgtaatatattttgttgtaaacattatgataaattaatttttgtcatacaatatatttcgatgtactttgtcttcttcatttaggtacattaaattcattataatacattttaGTACATATTtttaggtacacacatttcggtacatacattttgatacaaacatttaggtacattaattcaatataatatatttcggtgcatacatttcggtgcacacatttaggtatattaatttaatataatacatttcggtgcatatatttcggtacatacatttcggtactaacatttaaatacattacttcaatataatatatttcggtactaacatttaggtacattaattgagtctttcaagtttgaagaatgttaaataaaattaataaattaaatggGACACATTTAATAAAATgcatattaattattttgaattaaggacacatcaagggattataatcaatatgtaatctaacaccaaatttattttaaatttcaatctttttaaaagattaaagttaaaaaaaaaaacccattttTTAAATCTCATCGGAGGAATCGAATTATGAACCTACTCTACTTCTTATCCTAATCCTTGCATGATATGATAGCCAGAGTTACGCAATGAATTTTTGGTTATACCAGTTTCATTAGTTTTAACGCTAACCATAAAGTACTTGCCAAGTTCATAATGCTATCAGATTACCCTTAATTGGCCTTTGGACACTGTATACTTGTTTTAGTAGTTTTATCGTCATTGTTTCCATCTAGAACATTTTCTTTACCACTTCATTGTTTTCCTCTAGTACTTGCCAAGTCTCCGCATGCATAATATAAGTATGAAAATCGACAACATTAAACTACGTCAATACTTCAACAAGTTACAAGAGAATTGCCCCTTGGAAATCTCTCAAATTATTACTTTTTGCAGTTGTCACAATGTCAATTCCAATTGCTTATCTTCCTTGCACGCGAGAATTGCTATCCAATTTCATGTTCCTTGCTCAACTTGTGTTATGTTATTATATGCCCTTGGAGAAAGACTTTGTTAGAACTCAAAATGTGGGGAGCACATAGGAGGACCGGGTCTACAAATCCCCCTAACAAAACGACATTTACTCACTCACTCCCCATACAAAACTCCCTTCTCAAAAGGAGGTTAGTTTCCTACTCATTTTCCCACCATTCATTTTTCATCAGACATTTCAACTAAAGATCCaaatttaaaggaaattaaACTAATACCAATTAACactaacaaattttttttttaaaaagaaaaacaccaacaaattactttctttctttttcgatAAACACCAACAAATTAGCTATGCTTCAATTCAGtctgtttttattttgttttcaatttatttcattaattttatttaaggggaaaacatgagtaaataaataaataagggaCCAACAGGCATGCTAAAGGTTGGCCAAAACGTCACTGCCATTAAGTAAAAGGCTACAGaatcttaaaataaaataaatcctGTTCAGTTTTCTCCTTTCTAGTAACTGTACTTAAGATGATTAATGAAATAATTATCACATATTATTTTTCGCTTCCAACTCATTTCTCTTTAATTAAATACATTGTTTTCGATTAATCTATTTTAATCAACGGCAAGAAATAAAAACGAGTGTCGATATTAATTCGTGTAGGACCGATCATAAAAAGATCACGTCTGATGACGACATGTGGACGTTTTGCGTTTGTTATTGTTGCTTCATCACCGCTCGGTGAGTTAAACAAATGTGGTCGTTTTTTTTCCTTCGGAGGACACCACGGTGTTTTATTCAGCTTCGTCGTTACAACAAACCCAGCAGTTTCCTTGACTTGGACAAGGAAGCCACCGGTTTATTCTGGTACCTAGTACCCAAAATCCCAGAACTACCCTTCTGGagcacaaaaatgaaaatccaatttcCTTGGCTCTTAAATGTTGGACTGAGAAGGGCATTTTGGGAAACAAAAAGAAGTTGTGTAAATAAAGGACAGAAGGTGCGGGGGAAAGAGGAATAAACACAGAAACGGGCAATCTTCGCATGTTACATGTCCCCTCCATCAAGTTTCAACCTTCATGGATACGCtttcaattaattaaattttaatttattgtaAACTTTTGCAGTTTTTAATagaccaaaaaaaattaaaaacccaaaagaacccatcttttttttttctgttaattatttattaaaaaattaatttttttttttgtaggtttGTATATATCTCTTTTGGAGGAATGCTTGTCACCTACTCTTTTTTTAGCTTCCTTCCACTATCCTCTTTCCAAGAAAGAAAGGAGAGCTCTGAATTTCTCCGTTTTTTTCTGTGTTTTGATTCATTAAAATTTTATGGTTTTTGAGTAAACTGCAATGGAGAAGCATGAGTGTAAGATTTGCATGAGGAGTTTCCCCAATGGCAGAGCCTTGGGGGGTCATATGAGGTCTCACGTGAGGAACCATCCTATTCCTCCGAAACCAGGAGAAGAAGAATCGAATCGAGAACAAACCCAGTTCACCATGGATGAGGTAGACAATTCAGCTTCAGCTTCGTCTTCGTCAGAGGATGATGGCGAAGAAGAAGACGATGATATGATTTATGGCCTTAGAGAGAATCCAAAGAGAAGCATAAAGCTAGTGGATCCTGAGGATTCTTTTGCCGCGCATGCTGGGTCTGTTGTTCTTCAAGATAGAGAGAGTGAGACAGAGTCGTCAAAGAACCCAACTCGGAGACGATCCAAAAGAACACGAAAATCCTCTGTGATGGAGCTTCATCATCATCACAATCATATTCAGTACCACCATCATCAAAAGCTCGAAGCTTTGAAGAAAATTAAGCTCAAGAACAAAGTGGTCAGCAGCAAGGATTCTTTCGAGCCTGAACCGGTTAGTTCAATTTCTGATGCCACTAGAGAGGAAGACGTCGCCTTCTGCCTCATGATGCTATCTAGAGACAAATGGAGAAAACAAGACCACAACCACCAACATGAGCAAGAACAGGAACAAGAACAAGCCGATGAAGCAGAAAGATCAATGGAGGACACGGAAGATTCTGAGGAGCATCTGATCAAGTTCCCCAGAATTAGAACTGCTCGAAGGAAATACAAATGTGAAACGTGCAACAAAGTTTTTAAATCTTATCAGGCTCTAGGTGGTCACAGAGCAAGCCATAAGAAGATTAAGGCTTCGAATCTGAACCCCATTTACGAGCCCGAATTGGAGCAAGAAAATCTCAATGCAGCAGGAAATTCTTCCTCTGTGGctgaaagaaaaattcatgaatGCCCAGTTTGTTTTAGAGTTTTTTCATCTGGTCAAGCGCTTGGAGGGCACAAAAGATCTCATGTGATGACTGGttctgcagcagcagcagcaagcaATAGCAGTCCTCCATTTCCATGGAAGAGTTTAAGTAGGCTTGGTGATAGTTTGATAGATCTTAATCTGCCTGCTCCTGTTGACGATGATGAAATCAGTCAAATCGAGCTCTCTGCAGTTTCTGATGCAGAGTTTGTGAACCACGTTAGAAGATGAAGTTATAAATTGccattgaaatttttatttctcTTCACACACAGATCAATGACATAGCTTTGAATCAAAGGTAACCACAAAAAtacaacagttttttttttttttttgtcaatttttgaGCATTTCTTGGATCTGTTGTTCTTCCAAACTTGTTATGCCAATTGGGTTTTTGTTATAATTCATAGAAATTGTTCATTCATAATTCTAACAATTCAAGAACTTCGTAGTTCAAATATTGACATGATTTTTCTGAGTTTTGTTGGTTTTTCGTAATTATAGAGTTCTGTAGCTGGAGAATTAAGTAGAATCATTCCGGTCATGTGTTCTGTTTCCAAGCAGTTCAAGCTAACTGCtcctgtttttttatttaatttaaatttttaattgggAAGAAGTCGTTCTCAAAAGAGGTTGAGCAACCCATGTATGttttttgtcaataaaaaaaaaaaaaaaaaaaaaaaaagcaactcCACAACATCTTTTACTAGTGACATTTCACAGTTcatgaggaggaagaggaagctAATTCTTACTCACTGATCTGCCCCCCACTGTACACCTTTGTCTCAGATCTGCATAACCAGTAAAGATTTGAAACAGAGTTagattcctttttctttctttcttattttttcaaCAGCGTTATTGTACACTACTCTATTCTATTGGAATTAGGATTTGAACGTGAGTATATGAGGGCGACACATAGTTCCTTTGGCCAATTGACCTAATTACATTACAATGAGGGTATGAGGGCGACACACTGTTGTTCCAGCCAACTAACTTATTCACGTTTGCTGAGCTAGAGACTTTTTAATGACCATAATATTGGTGAAATGATGCTGAATTTTCATTAATTAcccaccaaaaaagaaaaattgttttcCATGTGTGGGTTGTCTTCAAAAGGTTGGATTGTGaggaaataaaaaaggaaaaatgcaAAAATCTTTCGTCTTACTGAGAGAATATTATTAGCGTTGGCTTGGTGTGACTCAAAGTATCTGCTCAGAGCAGAGGCTCAAGTCAGTTGAAAGTTATggaaagttttggtttatataATTTAATggaaactgttattagcacttaaaAATTTTTATTCTATACTCCTCActagtgtatttttctttctaattatagaaagtttggagtgcaaaatgagatttttgtaatactaataacaattcccaattTAATTTGTATTTACGACATAAATGGCAGCTTCTTAACCCCCTTTTTCTTAATCTCTTAATCAATTCTGACTGACCCTATGTATTTAGTCATGtaattgagtttttaaggatgctAATCCTTTGAGATCaactaatttgttttgtttccgtTAAAGCTGTACATAATTGGCGAAAAAACAGAAATGTGGCCAAATTAAGGGTTTTGttattgtaatttattttctaCTTTTTGGCTGGGGAATATCGATAATGGTGGCTTAGATCACCAacaaaatttattgaaaaaaattctactaaataaattaattggCTAGCTATAGGTTGTGATAGAGCTTGCCTCAATGACTAATGCGTTcttatgatattcttcttcatttttaagTTTAAAGTTTAATGTTGAATGGATAAATAACGAGTTCGATACTAAATTATTGTTAACTTATTGTGTGGCAATTGTTGTATcaacaaaatatatagaaaataaTTGCTGGTTGCTATTTTCCCCCCTCCCTTTTTAGCTTTCAAGTGTTCAAGAAAATTTTTGTATGAGAGTTGAAGTAATTCCTTGGAGTTTGGATTACTCAGTAGCAGCTAAACCATAAATATCTGACAAGAGAAACAGAATATATTTTATAAGAAAGTGGGgggaaattacaaagcctaaaAAAAAGAATATTCAAAGAAGCTCCACAGTCCACACAATTTTGAGAACAATCAAATGGGATATTAATTTAGAGAATTATTATTagcattttaaaaaatttattctACACTCTGAACTTTCTATATTATGAAAGTAAAATACATTTATGGAGAAcatagaatgaaatttttggaatgTCAATAACACTTCTCTTAATTTAAATAAGATTTGAGTACATGCTTGTTGTGGGACCGCATTatgtaattaaatttttatatacttctgcaaaaaagggaaaaagagcCACCAGAGTCTCATGAATTTGATGCCCCTTATAATATTCTAGATTTTGTTCTTGACCTTTATTTTCTTGAACGAGGATCGAACACACATCAAAGTATATAGATATAATTGATTTTCATCATTGTGGTAATAACCCATTTGCGAGATTCTAGTAATTAGAATTGATTGCCTCACTCTAGTACTTTTCTTCGCTTGTAAATGTGTTAAAAAATGATGTAGTTCGTCTCCAAAATATACTTGCACATATTCTAAATTGAAATTGTTTTCTTCTCCTTTATATCTTAGGGTTTTTGGCTGAAATGATTCACTTTTGACATTTGGTTGGTGAAATAATTTGTTTTAGCATGTCATCATTCTGTTGTTGATATATAATGAATATGTCGTCGATATTTTACTTCGATCATTTCAATAACCATATATTAAAAGAGGAACCTTTTAGCTAATTGCCGTTTATCTTATATCTTGAGCTAAAGTTCGCGCCCAACATGACatggtttttatgttttggatcgGTTGAGAGATATAAATTTATGGTtagtatttattatttatagaaATGTTATATACATATAGACTTGCACCAAGATGTATAGGCATTGCTTAATTCCTACCAATGCAATAAAGTGTCGTCTATATATaaccaataaaaaaatgaaatgatatATTTTGGTTATAAACACAATTTTAACATTAAAAGCAGATAATTCAGACTCTTCTAGTTATGCACATGCGAATAAATTACATTGTTTACTGTTTCAAATAATCTGTGTGCATGTATGATTTTAAAGTTGTAACGTACAAACTCATAAAATCCTTAAATACTCtttaattgatttttgtttGTTGAGGAATTTAGTGGAGGTAATTAACACAAAGAAAACGTATTCATCCAAGATCTATAAACCTAACAAAACAAAGACAAATTACAGTTGTCTATGTAGCTTCATTCCAATATTTTAGTCTACCCCGTCAAATGAGTCTAATCTGGATTTTTCATGCTAGACTCATGAAGTTCAATTTGACTCAAAATAACGTTTCAACGAAGTAATAGAGTTTCAATTATATATGGTTCTCAAATCatataattttgttttattatttatagAAACTATAGTGAGTGTCACTAAGGTACGAGAATAGTGATTATTAGGGGCAGTACATTAGGGGCGGATATAAGGATTTGTCCCTATTAATCTTTATTAAGGGTAGAAATATAAATTTGTCTCTATTAATTGTAATAGAGGCGAAACAATAAACACTATGTTGTAAGCATAATTTACTAAATAATTATTGACTTCATAAAGAGAGGGGTGCGGCAcatagagagaagaagagagaagtgtaattgtgaggtgtgttctattccaccccattgtgccctTATTTAAAGTAGTAGGGAAgattaattccttaccctaatagaatatccctagatacactaggatttacacaatcacattcctaatttaATAGCACTGCAACACGCCCCTATTAAAGTTACTACTTGTAGGGGCAAAAAAAATCCCATCTACAAAATTTAGTTATTAGGGGCGGATAAATGAGcctctaatatatatatttttaacttatttagttttttaatttaataatttacattaagagCATTTATCTTCTTATATttaacttttttcttaattattaatcaaataaataagaCAGCTATCATAACCCTAATTCTAAGATAACTAAGTTATTCGTTCgcttcactcgtttttcaatgaggaattcaaaagtaatttacaacttggctTGACTAC
This region of Malus domestica chromosome 07, GDT2T_hap1 genomic DNA includes:
- the LOC103439046 gene encoding zinc finger protein ZAT9-like; translated protein: MEKHECKICMRSFPNGRALGGHMRSHVRNHPIPPKPGEEESNREQTQFTMDEVDNSASASSSSEDDGEEEDDDMIYGLRENPKRSIKLVDPEDSFAAHAGSVVLQDRESETESSKNPTRRRSKRTRKSSVMELHHHHNHIQYHHHQKLEALKKIKLKNKVVSSKDSFEPEPVSSISDATREEDVAFCLMMLSRDKWRKQDHNHQHEQEQEQEQADEAERSMEDTEDSEEHLIKFPRIRTARRKYKCETCNKVFKSYQALGGHRASHKKIKASNLNPIYEPELEQENLNAAGNSSSVAERKIHECPVCFRVFSSGQALGGHKRSHVMTGSAAAAASNSSPPFPWKSLSRLGDSLIDLNLPAPVDDDEISQIELSAVSDAEFVNHVRR